Proteins from one Cyclopterus lumpus isolate fCycLum1 chromosome 11, fCycLum1.pri, whole genome shotgun sequence genomic window:
- the txnl4a gene encoding thioredoxin-like protein 4A, with product MSYMLPHLHNGWQVDQAILSEEDRVLVIRFGHDWDPTCMKMDEVLYSIAEKVKNFAVIYLVDITEVPDFNKMYELYDPCTVMFFFRNKHIMIDLGTGNNNKINWTMEDKQEMIDIVETVYRGARKGRGLVVSPKDYSTKYRY from the exons ATGTCGTACATGCTACCGCATCTCCACAACGGCTGGCAGGTGGACCAGGCCATCCTGTCCGAAGAGGACCGGGTCCTCGTGATCCGCTTCGGCCACGACTGGGACCCGACGTGCATGAAGATGGACGAGGTTCTCTACAGCATCGCGGAAAAG GTGAAGAACTTCGCAGTCATCTACCTGGTGGACATCACAGAGGTGcccgacttcaacaagatgtaCGAGTTGTACGACCCCTGCACCGTCATGTTCTTTTTCAG GAACAAACACATCATGATTGATTTGGGGActggaaacaacaacaagatcaACTGGACGATGGAGGACAAGCAGGAGATGATAGACATTGTGGAAACGGTGTACCGGGGAGCCAGAAAAGGAAGAGGTCTGGTGGTGTCTCCAAAGGACTATTCCACAAAATACagatattga